Below is a genomic region from Belonocnema kinseyi isolate 2016_QV_RU_SX_M_011 chromosome 4, B_treatae_v1, whole genome shotgun sequence.
ccaagaagtttaattatctataaaaaaacaacttttcaacaaattgcacaaatatttgaataaaaagtttaattttctttcaaaaaggataatagtaaaaaaagttgttaaattttaaataaaaaattaattatccatcCAATTGATTGACGATAAaccattttatacaattttgaagcaaaaagatgaattttttgcttaaaaaaaaaatagttcgatttcctTATAGAGAATTCGGGAAAGACTGCGGTAAGTTTGCACAATTTTAGACTTTGTGAATCAGAATCCTATTCAGGGAATTAAATTTTGCATGAACTTGACAGGAAGTAGGAAATTCAAAATTGCTCTTATTAGGTATTTGAACATTCAGAATTAGATTTGTAATGGAAAACGTCAGGCACAAAAATAGACTTTCTCTAAAATTAGTACATCCAATTTCTTGGAAAAGATTTTTGTTAACGCATTGTGGTTATTTAACAATGTGGTTTTCATTCCAAGTAtcaagaatgataaaaaagaatagcaagagcaagattctacattaaaaaatcctaattcCCGAAGAAGAAGAAAACCCTAACAGAACTTAAAATTGCTCAAAAGTTTCAAATCTTGTTCGAATTATAATGATTATTGTTTCAAAGTAATCATTTGTTGATTGTTGAATAATttctaatctttaaatttaatattttttgattaaaaataccgattttggGTGTAAAACGTTAACATAtccaaaacagttaaaaattagaattagggGTGAGTTGTCCTAAGCTGGCACTGTGCGTTAAGCCGCCACTCTGACAATTGTCACTTCAGATTTGTCTTGATAGGGTGAGcggattatacatttttttgcaaaacttattcaattttcttctattctTGCGAAGCAGCTGCAAgtatgtaaatattttgaaaagtgcaATTGTTTAAGTGTGTTGGTTTCTGTGTTCTGTATGATTTCGCAACGCAATCCTTAGTCGGCACCAAACAGGTTGTACTGAGTCGGCACCTTTTTTCCTTTGTTGCTATTTTACTTTCTAGTGTTTCAATTCAATTTCACTCGCCTCTTGTTGttgttttgttgttatttttagtCTAAATGTTTTTCCattgtaaatgatttaaatttgttcatttccCCCTAAAACTGAAAAACTTGCTCTTTTTCTTGGATTTGAGTGGGGAAAGTTATGTGCCGACTCAGGATTAGGGGGGTGCGAGCTGAGGACCTAAACTTTtctgtgccgacttaggacgaCTTTCACCATTTTTATGATCATTCATTTTTggtttccaataattttttttataactgcaAATGGAAAAGCTAATCCAATTTTTAAAGCTAGAATTTcagttgtttcaaatttcaatttaaagttgaattttctgtaaaataattatttgttagaaaaatcactCATTTATTCATAATGTAAATGATCAGTTTGTCGTCCTTGCTGCCCTCGTGGCTGTTGCCAACGCTGGAGCCATCGGAGCTCCATTGAGTTACGCCGCTCCAGCTCAATTGGCCTACGCCTCTGCTCCAGTTGCCTACGCTCAACCAATTGCGAAAGCAATTGTAGCAAAGTCAATCGACGCTGACTTCGACCCTCATCCTCAATATAGCTACGCCTATGATGTCCAGGATTCCATAACCGgagatttcaaaaatcaacacGAAACGCGTGATGGAGACTTGGTGCGAGGCAGCTACTCCCTTCTCGAGGCTGACGGTTCAAAACGCACCGTAGACTACACCGCCGACAGTATAAATGGTTTCAACGCAGTTGTCCACAAGGAACCaggtaaaacattaatttaagaagtAGTTAactataatttcaataataaaatcactaaaattatttgtaaataataaaatcatcctACTTCCAGCAGGCGTAGCTCTCAAGGCCGTCGCTCACGCTCCAATTGTTGCCGCTCCACAGCCTGCTATTCAATACGCTCAACCAGCTGTAGCTCTCAAGGCCGTCGCTCATGCTCCAGCTGTTCAATACGCTCAACCAATTGCGGCTGCACCTGCCAAAATTGCATATGCGCAGCCTCAGTTGAGCTACGCCCAAGCCGCCCAGTACAGTTATGCGCAGCCTGCTAAGTACAGTTTCACGCAGCCTGCGCAGTACAGCTTTGCGCAACCAATCGCCTCTGCGCATGCGCTCTCTCATGCGCATGAACAAGTCACTTATGCGCAACCTGTCGCAAAATATGCACCAGCCTTGAGCTATGGAACACCCATTGCCAAATTTTCAGGTCCCATTTCTTATCACGTGACTTACTCTACTCCTTATTTCTCATACTCGCATTAATaagactgatttttttaaatttatgtcgtTTGAGAGAAGGAGCAGTATgcggaagaatttttttctagcATTGTCATGATAAGGATCATtcacattttcatttatttcaattttttttaattttgcgaaagaaaaaactttcgaaaatcaCCCCAGATTgacaataatttcattttaaatatgccATTATCAtactaaatgtaaattttattttttaatttgtcattccGCGTTTTTGGAAGTACTACATCATTAAAATGTAGATTTGGATGGACGATTGGAAAACTTCAATGGACTGCGGAACTCGTTTTTCGGAAGAGATTCCCCAAGAtgttttttactttcaatttaacgACTGCCGCGGAACAGAAGCTTAACGGTGAAGGTCAAACAAGTTTCGCTTTCATATCAATGTCGTCGAAATCTGGGTCAGAGAAAGGAGTACGCGCTCTTCTTCCGAGTTCAAAATGTATAAGAACTGATAGTCATAGATGATAATGTTAgtctaattcaaatttttattgatattttactttttttataaaatgtaaattatgtaTTCATATAAggataatcataaaaaaataaagtgtcatattttaaaattatatccagATTATTTGTTTTTCATCCAAAGGGGGAAACAATTTTAGCTTGCTGAAGACTATTCTGGATCAGATAGAATTAGAGTTAATAATTttggttcaatcttcaaccaaaaaataatcatgaaccaagaagattaattttatttttgtacctaaaagctatatttataacaataaatataaattcataaatgcaaaattttcacaaattgtgatatggtgaaattttcaacaaaaactaacaaatagttaaatttacaaccagagatataaatttttacaaaaaataataaatcttaagctgaaatattcaatatacagtcaaaaagaaaatttccgaccaaatagttgaatttttatctaaaaaagagaaattattaacaattagtttacttttcaacaaatagatgaattttcaactacaataataaattttcaattatagaacaaatagttgtattttcaactaaaaagatcaatctttaaccaaacattgaatattaaatttttcagttaaaaacttaactttaaaaaaaagcgaattaaCTTTAGCTCAGAATTGAATAGCAATGTTTtgagttaagaaattaattttcaactataaaagaacgaattttcaacaaatagttagatttacaactaaagatatgaattttcaccaaaaataataaatcttcaactaaaattcaactaaattttcaatgaagaagtaAATTTccgactaaatagttaaattttcagacgcAAAAGAGAAACCCTTAACTAAAAAtcgaatggttcaattttcagacaaattcttaattttttggaaaaaaaggaattttcaacaattaattacatttttaaccaatgagatgaattgtttactaaaatgatgaatcttcaaataaaatatttaaattttcaataaagaagtaaattttcgaccaaatatttgaattttcagataaaaaagagaaAC
It encodes:
- the LOC117171165 gene encoding cuticle protein-like isoform X3 translates to MAFKFVVLSALVAVANAGAIGAPLSYAAPAQLAYASAPVAYAQPIAKAIVAKTVDTEFDPHPQYSYAYDVQDGLTGDSKGQHETRDGDLVHGSYNLLEADGTRRIVDYTADPVNGFNAVVRKEPAAVAVKAVAAAPVVKAVAHAPVAYAAPQYAQYAAPAVYAAPQYAAPVAAVKTFAPAPVAYAAPAHYGYAHAKIAAPLSYSAPALSYAAPAQLAYASAPVAYAQPIAKAIVAKSIDADFDPHPQYSYAYDVQDSITGDFKNQHETRDGDLVRGSYSLLEADGSKRTVDYTADSINGFNAVVHKEPAGVALKAVAHAPIVAAPQPAIQYAQPAVALKAVAHAPAVQYAQPIAAAPAKIAYAQPQLSYAQAAQYSYAQPAKYSFTQPAQYSFAQPIASAHALSHAHEQVTYAQPVAKYAPALSYGTPIAKFSGPISYHVTYSTPYFSYSH
- the LOC117171165 gene encoding cuticle protein 21-like isoform X2, producing MAFQFVVLAALVAVANAGAIGAPLSYAAPAQLAYASAPVAYAQPIAKAIVAKSIDADFDPHPQYSYAYDVQDSITGDFKNQHETRDGDLVRGSYSLLEADGSKRTVDYTADSINGFNAVVHKEPGVALKAVAHAPIVAAPQPAIQYAQPAVALKAVAHAPAVQYAQPIAAAPAKIAYAQPQLSYAQAAQYSYAQPAKYSFTQPAQYSFAQPIASAHALSHAHEQVTYAQPVAKYAPALSYGTPIAKFSGPISYHVTYSTPYFSYSH
- the LOC117171165 gene encoding cuticle protein 21-like isoform X1, whose amino-acid sequence is MAFQFVVLAALVAVANAGAIGAPLSYAAPAQLAYASAPVAYAQPIAKAIVAKSIDADFDPHPQYSYAYDVQDSITGDFKNQHETRDGDLVRGSYSLLEADGSKRTVDYTADSINGFNAVVHKEPAGVALKAVAHAPIVAAPQPAIQYAQPAVALKAVAHAPAVQYAQPIAAAPAKIAYAQPQLSYAQAAQYSYAQPAKYSFTQPAQYSFAQPIASAHALSHAHEQVTYAQPVAKYAPALSYGTPIAKFSGPISYHVTYSTPYFSYSH